A window of Paremcibacter congregatus contains these coding sequences:
- a CDS encoding aminotransferase class I/II-fold pyridoxal phosphate-dependent enzyme gives MKSLDIFAADKLAPLVEQGLKREITVTDRWAAGQARRAGRPLLSFCCNDYLDFTHHPKVKQAAKDAIDRYGAGAGASRLITGNHPLIAELERRLAALKGTEDACLFSSGYLANIGIIPTLVSKDDVIFLDELSHACLRAGSSLAASTTYTFRHNDLNHLQELIFKNRKNHPRALIVTDGVFSMDGDLAPLDQLAQLARETDCWLMTDDAHGIGVIGAGRGSRHAFDPPPAIPLQMGTLSKGIGSFGGYLCASKPVIDLMKTRARSLIYTTALPPASVAAALAALDIIETDPVYCQRPLQNAKHFTDSLGLPAPESPIVPIIIGPTDKTMRHAKSLEENGFLVTGIRPPTVSVGTARLRFTFSAAHKEREINALTDSIRRLGIV, from the coding sequence ATGAAATCACTCGACATCTTTGCGGCAGATAAACTCGCCCCTTTGGTCGAACAGGGCCTGAAACGTGAAATCACCGTGACGGATCGTTGGGCGGCGGGACAGGCCAGACGCGCGGGACGACCCCTGCTGTCCTTTTGCTGCAATGACTATCTTGATTTCACCCATCACCCCAAAGTCAAACAGGCCGCCAAGGATGCTATTGACCGCTACGGCGCCGGCGCCGGCGCCTCACGCCTGATCACCGGCAATCATCCCCTGATCGCCGAACTGGAAAGAAGACTGGCCGCGCTGAAGGGTACGGAAGACGCCTGCCTGTTCAGTTCCGGATATCTCGCCAACATCGGCATTATCCCGACACTGGTGAGTAAGGATGATGTGATTTTCCTCGATGAACTCAGTCACGCCTGTCTGCGGGCCGGCAGTAGCCTCGCCGCCAGTACAACCTACACGTTTCGTCACAATGATTTGAATCATTTACAAGAATTAATTTTTAAGAATCGGAAAAACCACCCCCGGGCCCTGATCGTTACCGACGGTGTTTTCAGCATGGATGGTGATCTGGCCCCGCTGGATCAGCTGGCCCAGTTGGCGCGGGAAACCGATTGCTGGCTAATGACTGATGACGCTCACGGCATCGGGGTGATCGGCGCCGGTCGCGGCAGCCGCCATGCCTTTGATCCACCGCCCGCCATCCCGCTGCAGATGGGCACCCTGTCCAAAGGCATCGGCAGTTTCGGAGGCTATCTCTGCGCCAGCAAACCGGTGATCGACCTGATGAAAACACGGGCCCGCAGTCTGATTTACACCACCGCCTTGCCCCCGGCCAGCGTCGCAGCGGCCCTTGCCGCGCTTGATATCATCGAAACCGATCCCGTCTATTGCCAGCGCCCCTTGCAGAACGCCAAACATTTTACAGACAGCCTTGGCCTGCCAGCCCCCGAAAGCCCGATCGTACCGATCATCATCGGCCCGACCGACAAAACCATGCGGCATGCAAAATCGCTCGAAGAGAACGGATTCCTCGTCACCGGCATCCGGCCCCCAACGGTTTCTGTTGGTACCGCACGCCTGCGGTTCACCTTCTCTGCCGCTCACAAAGAGAGAGAAATCAACGCTTTAACTGACAGCATTCGCAGACTCGGTATAGTTTAG
- a CDS encoding 3-hydroxyacyl-CoA dehydrogenase NAD-binding domain-containing protein: MTNTIKYELDADGIALLTIDVPEKSMNVITAGMMEDLEKLIPQIAQDDAVKGAVITSGKTGSFVAGADLTMLLEMSDMVKTAPREDLFQAAYRMNKLLRDMETCGKPFAAAINGLALGGGLEITLACHYRVIADNPKIKLGLPEIMVGLLPGGGGTQRLPRLMGIQMALPYLLQGKNMTPAQAKMNNVVHDVVPEADLISTARKWILDGGKAEQPWDQKRFKIPGGQGVFDPNIVQTFVGAPAMTKKETKGNYPATLNILSSVYEGHQLPMDTALKVESKYFTDLLLGDVAPNMIRTLFVNKQAAEKGIRRPKDIPPQKTKKLGMLGAGMMGAGIAYVSAMAGIEVILIDMTQEAAEKGKSYSADLLAKGIKRKKVTQEKADGILSLITPTTDYAALEGCDLIIEAVLEDVKVKAEVTAKTEAVVPESCIYGSNTSTLPITQLAKASAREDQFIGIHFFSPVDKMPLVEIIMGEKTGDLALAKALDYVAQIRKTPIVVNDSRGFYTSRCFSTYVMEAINMLAEGVAPALIENCGAYGGMAVGPFTVSDEVSLELSYHVGQATKKGLGDAYVPQAADAVVEKMYLELGRKGKKNRKGFFDYPEDGEKSLWPGLAEHFPPCADQPSPEEVTKRLFYRQALEVIRCYEEGVLLAPEDADIGAIFGWGFAPWTGGPLSMIDTIGVQKFTAECQALAERFGPNFTPPKMLLDKAEKGENFYA; this comes from the coding sequence ATGACCAACACAATCAAATATGAACTTGATGCCGACGGCATCGCTCTGTTGACCATTGACGTTCCGGAAAAATCCATGAATGTCATCACAGCCGGAATGATGGAAGACCTGGAAAAACTTATCCCGCAAATCGCGCAGGACGACGCCGTCAAAGGCGCGGTGATTACCTCTGGCAAGACGGGATCTTTCGTTGCCGGCGCCGACCTCACCATGCTGCTTGAGATGTCCGACATGGTCAAAACCGCCCCGCGGGAAGACCTGTTTCAGGCCGCCTACCGGATGAACAAACTCCTGCGGGACATGGAAACCTGCGGCAAACCCTTTGCCGCCGCCATCAATGGCCTCGCCCTCGGTGGCGGGCTGGAAATCACCCTTGCCTGTCATTACCGGGTCATCGCCGACAACCCCAAAATCAAACTGGGTTTGCCGGAAATCATGGTCGGTCTGTTGCCCGGCGGCGGCGGGACACAACGTCTGCCGCGCCTGATGGGCATTCAAATGGCGCTGCCTTATCTCTTGCAAGGCAAGAATATGACTCCGGCCCAGGCGAAAATGAATAATGTCGTCCATGACGTCGTTCCGGAAGCCGACCTGATATCCACCGCCAGGAAATGGATTCTCGACGGCGGCAAGGCGGAACAGCCCTGGGACCAGAAGCGTTTCAAAATCCCCGGCGGTCAAGGTGTCTTTGACCCCAATATCGTGCAGACCTTTGTCGGCGCCCCGGCAATGACCAAGAAAGAAACCAAGGGCAATTATCCAGCTACCCTGAATATTCTGTCCAGTGTTTACGAGGGCCACCAACTGCCCATGGACACCGCCCTGAAAGTCGAAAGCAAATATTTCACCGACCTCTTGCTCGGCGATGTGGCGCCCAACATGATCCGCACCTTGTTTGTCAATAAACAGGCGGCGGAAAAAGGCATCCGTCGTCCCAAAGACATCCCGCCACAGAAAACCAAAAAGCTTGGCATGCTCGGGGCCGGCATGATGGGAGCTGGCATCGCCTATGTCTCCGCCATGGCCGGGATAGAGGTGATCCTGATCGACATGACCCAGGAGGCGGCAGAGAAAGGAAAATCCTATTCTGCTGACCTGTTGGCCAAAGGAATCAAACGCAAAAAAGTGACCCAGGAAAAGGCCGACGGTATTTTAAGCCTGATCACACCCACCACTGATTATGCCGCGCTTGAAGGCTGCGACCTGATCATTGAAGCGGTCCTCGAAGATGTCAAGGTCAAGGCGGAGGTCACCGCCAAGACCGAGGCCGTGGTGCCGGAAAGCTGTATTTACGGCTCCAACACCTCGACCCTGCCGATCACTCAACTGGCGAAAGCATCCGCCCGCGAAGATCAGTTTATCGGCATCCATTTCTTCTCCCCTGTCGACAAAATGCCGCTGGTAGAGATTATCATGGGCGAGAAAACCGGTGATCTTGCGCTCGCCAAGGCATTGGATTATGTCGCCCAGATCCGCAAGACTCCGATCGTGGTCAATGACAGCCGCGGCTTTTATACCAGCCGTTGTTTCTCTACCTACGTCATGGAGGCGATTAATATGCTGGCCGAAGGCGTCGCCCCGGCCCTGATCGAAAATTGCGGTGCTTATGGTGGCATGGCGGTCGGCCCCTTCACCGTCAGCGACGAGGTCAGTCTGGAACTCAGCTATCATGTGGGCCAGGCCACCAAAAAAGGGCTCGGCGATGCGTATGTGCCTCAGGCCGCCGACGCTGTGGTCGAAAAAATGTATCTTGAGCTTGGCCGCAAGGGCAAGAAAAACCGTAAAGGTTTCTTCGACTATCCGGAAGATGGTGAAAAATCTCTGTGGCCCGGCCTGGCGGAACATTTCCCCCCGTGCGCCGATCAGCCCAGCCCGGAAGAAGTCACCAAGCGCCTGTTCTACCGTCAGGCCCTGGAAGTCATCCGTTGCTATGAAGAAGGCGTTCTGCTTGCCCCGGAAGATGCCGATATCGGCGCCATTTTCGGCTGGGGCTTCGCCCCCTGGACCGGCGGCCCCCTCAGCATGATTGATACCATTGGCGTGCAGAAATTCACTGCCGAATGCCAAGCTCTGGCCGAACGGTTCGGGCCCAATTTCACGCCACCAAAAATGCTGCTGGACAAGGCTGAAAAAGGCGAAAACTTTTACGCCTAA
- the bioD gene encoding dethiobiotin synthase codes for MTKVIFIGGTGTDIGKTYVTCLLLRQLRTQGFSARAIKPVISGFDANDIASSDSGQILMAMEQDLTLENIKRISPWRYKDPLPPHIAAADAGEVISGDDLLDFCNSQAAEDLDYLLIEGVGGIMVPLNYNETMLDILQRLGTPCLLVTGSYLGTISHTMTAISCLDQKNVPLAGLVISESFQNYINFDLILGDFTKMLPNILIKNIARNDCSTDLTTLIKDGS; via the coding sequence ATGACCAAGGTTATCTTTATTGGCGGCACCGGCACAGACATTGGCAAAACTTACGTGACCTGCCTGCTGCTGCGCCAATTGCGCACACAGGGATTTTCCGCCCGCGCCATCAAGCCTGTCATCAGCGGCTTCGATGCAAATGATATCGCGTCCTCAGACAGCGGCCAGATCCTCATGGCCATGGAGCAAGACCTAACGCTTGAAAATATAAAGAGAATTTCACCGTGGCGCTATAAAGATCCCTTGCCACCGCATATTGCCGCCGCAGACGCCGGAGAGGTAATTTCCGGCGATGACCTTCTCGACTTCTGCAACAGCCAGGCCGCAGAAGACCTTGATTATCTTCTGATTGAGGGCGTGGGGGGCATAATGGTGCCTCTCAACTATAACGAGACGATGCTGGACATCCTTCAGCGCCTGGGCACCCCCTGCCTCCTGGTGACCGGATCTTACCTCGGTACGATCAGCCACACCATGACGGCCATCTCCTGCCTGGATCAAAAAAATGTTCCTTTGGCCGGTCTGGTAATTTCCGAGTCGTTTCAAAATTATATAAATTTTGATCTGATTCTGGGTGATTTCACGAAAATGTTACCAAATATTTTAATAAAAAATATTGCCCGAAATGATTGCTCAACAGACCTGACCACATTGATCAAAGACGGCTCTTGA
- a CDS encoding MerR family transcriptional regulator, which produces MTKKSYSISELSEEFGITPRTLRYYEDQNLLAPQRQGQTRIYSAADRARLIWIMRGKRVGFSITEISEVLDMYYAEGGKEEQCRITITACKDRIKSLEEQRKDIDDTINELNHLIKTVGAYVEDNYPPKPET; this is translated from the coding sequence ATGACCAAGAAAAGCTACAGCATTTCAGAATTATCCGAAGAGTTCGGCATCACGCCGCGCACTCTGCGCTATTACGAAGACCAGAACCTCCTTGCCCCGCAACGTCAGGGCCAAACCCGTATTTATTCCGCCGCCGACAGGGCTCGTCTGATCTGGATCATGCGCGGAAAACGGGTTGGTTTCAGCATCACCGAAATCAGCGAAGTGCTCGACATGTATTACGCGGAAGGCGGCAAGGAAGAACAATGCCGCATCACGATTACCGCCTGTAAAGACCGCATCAAAAGCCTTGAAGAACAAAGAAAAGACATTGACGACACCATTAATGAGCTCAACCACCTTATCAAGACGGTTGGCGCTTATGTGGAAGACAATTACCCCCCTAAACCGGAGACATAA
- a CDS encoding acyl-CoA dehydrogenase C-terminal domain-containing protein — MPTYSAPVKDIKFLLHEYFNLQQYNNLPSFAEATPDLIDAILEEAAKVTENVFQPLNLPGDEQGCRLENGKVITPDGFKEAYNQYVEGGWQGLTGDPEYGGQGMPQTLGLVLNELMVSANWGFAMYPGLTKGATESIHTWGTEEQKQKYLPKMYAAEWSGTMNLTEPHCGTDLGLLRTKAEPNDDGSYKISGTKIFISAGDHDLTENVIHLVLAKIPGGPEGVKGISLFIVPRNKINDDGSIGDNNGVSVGSLEEKMGIHSNATCVMNFDEAEGYLLGQEHKGMRAMFTMMNEARLGVAIQGYAIAEVAQQNAAIYANDRIQGRALTGAKNPDAKADPIIVHPDVRRMLMTNRAFIEGARAMAIWAGIQVDITRQHPDEAAKNKAEELLALITPVLKSYMTDQGVEAASRALQCFGGHGYIREWGMEQFLRDSRIAPIYEGTNGIQAMDLIGRKLPANGGAAIRAYFEMIQTFIDANKDNDAMGTYIPLLEKALGRLQAASMWLMQNGMANPDNAGAAAHYYLNLMALVTMGYFWADMARKAREMLDAGEGDTTFLNNKLTTADFFFHHILPETSALKVKIEAGADSVMGLDAGAF, encoded by the coding sequence ATGCCCACTTATTCAGCCCCCGTTAAAGACATCAAATTCTTGCTTCATGAGTATTTCAATCTCCAGCAATACAATAATCTGCCGTCCTTCGCCGAAGCCACGCCCGACCTGATCGACGCGATTCTGGAAGAAGCCGCCAAGGTAACGGAAAATGTCTTCCAGCCGCTCAATCTGCCGGGCGATGAACAGGGCTGCCGCCTCGAAAACGGCAAGGTCATCACCCCGGACGGCTTCAAGGAAGCCTATAACCAGTATGTCGAGGGCGGCTGGCAGGGACTGACCGGCGATCCGGAATATGGTGGACAGGGCATGCCGCAAACATTGGGCCTGGTGCTCAACGAACTGATGGTTTCCGCCAACTGGGGCTTCGCCATGTATCCGGGACTGACCAAGGGCGCGACCGAATCAATCCATACCTGGGGCACCGAAGAACAGAAACAGAAATATCTGCCGAAAATGTATGCCGCCGAATGGTCAGGCACCATGAATTTGACCGAACCCCATTGCGGCACCGACCTTGGCCTGCTGCGCACCAAGGCAGAGCCCAATGACGACGGCAGCTATAAAATTTCCGGCACCAAGATTTTCATCTCCGCCGGCGATCATGATCTGACCGAAAATGTCATTCATCTGGTGCTGGCGAAAATTCCCGGCGGTCCGGAAGGCGTCAAAGGCATCAGCCTGTTCATCGTGCCCCGCAACAAGATCAACGACGATGGGTCCATCGGCGACAATAACGGTGTGTCCGTCGGCTCGCTTGAAGAAAAAATGGGCATCCATTCCAACGCCACCTGCGTGATGAATTTTGACGAAGCCGAAGGCTATCTTCTGGGCCAGGAACATAAAGGCATGCGCGCCATGTTCACCATGATGAACGAAGCCCGCCTCGGGGTTGCCATTCAGGGCTACGCCATTGCCGAAGTCGCGCAACAAAACGCCGCCATTTACGCCAACGACCGCATTCAGGGCCGGGCGCTGACCGGGGCGAAAAATCCGGACGCCAAGGCCGACCCGATTATCGTTCATCCTGACGTGCGTCGCATGCTGATGACCAACCGGGCCTTTATCGAAGGCGCCCGCGCCATGGCCATCTGGGCCGGCATCCAGGTTGACATTACCCGTCAACACCCGGACGAAGCCGCCAAGAACAAGGCCGAAGAACTGCTGGCGCTGATTACACCGGTGCTAAAATCCTACATGACCGATCAGGGGGTAGAGGCCGCAAGCCGCGCTCTGCAATGTTTCGGCGGTCACGGATATATTCGGGAATGGGGGATGGAACAATTCCTGCGCGACAGCCGCATCGCCCCGATTTATGAAGGTACCAACGGCATTCAGGCCATGGACCTGATCGGTCGCAAGCTGCCGGCCAATGGCGGAGCGGCGATCCGCGCCTATTTCGAAATGATACAGACTTTCATTGACGCCAATAAAGACAATGACGCCATGGGCACATATATTCCCCTGCTGGAAAAAGCTCTGGGCCGTTTGCAGGCCGCCAGCATGTGGCTGATGCAAAATGGCATGGCCAACCCGGATAACGCCGGGGCGGCGGCGCATTATTACCTGAACCTGATGGCTCTGGTGACCATGGGGTATTTCTGGGCCGACATGGCGCGGAAGGCACGGGAAATGCTGGACGCCGGTGAAGGCGACACCACCTTCCTGAATAACAAACTGACCACTGCCGATTTCTTCTTTCATCATATCCTGCCGGAAACATCGGCCCTGAAAGTAAAAATAGAAGCCGGCGCCGACAGCGTTATGGGATTGGACGCGGGTGCTTTTTAA
- a CDS encoding cytochrome c biogenesis CcdA family protein — MENIDVSYLVALLSGMFSFLSPCVLPLVPAYICFITGNSYQDMQDRDNIDKWAMFWPALAFVLGFSTVFIALGAGASSIQGVLQDYKDVFAKISGVMIVILGVHFTGLIRLSFLYKEARFQTQGEQKGLIGAYVIGLAFAFGWTPCIGPILATILTLAATQEHFSQGVALLAVYSLGLGVPFILASVAINRFLATSARLRRHMRVVEYIIGALLIVTGVAIFTGSLQNLGFYLIEAMPWLANIG; from the coding sequence ATGGAAAATATCGACGTCTCATATCTGGTCGCTCTGTTGAGCGGCATGTTCAGTTTTTTGTCACCTTGTGTCTTACCATTGGTGCCGGCCTATATTTGTTTTATTACCGGCAACAGTTATCAGGATATGCAGGATCGTGATAATATTGATAAATGGGCCATGTTCTGGCCGGCTCTGGCTTTTGTGCTCGGTTTTTCCACTGTATTTATCGCGCTTGGCGCCGGGGCGTCTTCCATTCAGGGGGTTCTGCAGGATTACAAGGATGTTTTCGCCAAAATTTCCGGTGTGATGATTGTGATCCTCGGGGTGCATTTTACCGGTCTGATCCGGTTATCCTTCCTGTATAAAGAAGCCCGTTTCCAGACCCAGGGCGAACAGAAAGGCCTGATCGGGGCCTATGTCATCGGGCTGGCGTTTGCCTTTGGCTGGACGCCCTGTATCGGCCCTATTCTGGCCACCATCCTGACCCTGGCCGCGACCCAGGAACATTTCTCGCAAGGGGTGGCGCTACTGGCGGTTTATTCATTGGGGCTCGGGGTGCCCTTTATTCTGGCATCGGTGGCGATCAATCGCTTCCTGGCGACATCGGCGCGTCTGCGGCGGCATATGCGGGTGGTGGAGTATATTATCGGGGCATTGCTGATTGTGACCGGGGTGGCGATTTTTACCGGGTCTTTGCAAAATCTTGGCTTTTACTTGATTGAAGCGATGCCGTGGCTTGCGAATATTGGCTAG
- a CDS encoding acetyl-CoA C-acetyltransferase: protein MTDAYIFDHVRSPRGKGKKDGSLHEVTPVKLYAQMLGALKDRNGFDPEIISDVVTGCVTGVGEQGGDIGRFSAIMAGYGNGVPGLHVNRFCASALVAVNYAAARVMAGQADMMIGGGVESMSRVQMGFDGGAWIFDPQVSNEVGFVLQGISADLIATKYGFSREECDAYAILSQKRAKTAWDQGHFAKSVIPVKDKLGLTLLDHDEYMRPDTTLEDLAKLKASFTDMGQLGFDSVALQKYPEIEKMSHVHHAGNSSGIVDGASGMLIGTKEMGEKLGLKPRARMIGFADIGIDPTIMLSGPAQSARTALDRAGMAVSDVDVWEINEAFASVVLRFCQELDLGTEQVNVNGGAIAMGHPLGATGAMILGTALDEMERADKSTGLASLCVAGGMATATIIERV from the coding sequence ATGACTGATGCTTATATTTTTGATCACGTCCGGAGCCCGCGCGGCAAGGGCAAGAAGGATGGCAGCCTGCATGAGGTGACCCCGGTCAAACTCTATGCCCAGATGCTGGGGGCTTTGAAAGATCGTAATGGTTTCGATCCCGAAATAATTTCCGATGTGGTCACCGGCTGTGTCACCGGCGTGGGGGAACAAGGCGGCGATATCGGTCGTTTCTCCGCCATTATGGCCGGATATGGCAACGGGGTGCCGGGCCTGCACGTCAATCGTTTCTGCGCCTCCGCCCTGGTGGCGGTCAATTATGCCGCCGCCCGCGTTATGGCCGGGCAGGCCGACATGATGATCGGCGGCGGGGTCGAAAGCATGTCCCGGGTCCAGATGGGTTTTGACGGCGGCGCATGGATTTTTGATCCCCAGGTCTCCAATGAAGTCGGTTTTGTCCTGCAAGGAATCAGCGCCGACCTGATCGCCACCAAATACGGCTTTAGTCGCGAAGAATGCGATGCCTACGCCATTCTGAGCCAGAAACGCGCCAAGACCGCCTGGGATCAGGGCCATTTCGCCAAATCAGTCATTCCTGTGAAAGACAAACTTGGCCTGACCCTGCTTGACCATGACGAATATATGCGACCCGACACGACCCTTGAGGACCTCGCCAAACTGAAAGCCTCCTTCACCGATATGGGACAACTGGGCTTTGACAGTGTGGCGCTGCAAAAATACCCCGAGATTGAGAAAATGTCTCATGTCCACCATGCGGGCAATTCCAGCGGCATCGTCGACGGTGCTTCCGGCATGCTGATCGGGACAAAGGAAATGGGTGAGAAACTCGGCCTGAAACCCCGCGCCAGAATGATTGGCTTTGCCGATATCGGCATTGATCCGACCATCATGCTGTCCGGCCCGGCTCAATCGGCGCGCACGGCCCTCGATCGCGCCGGCATGGCGGTCAGCGATGTCGATGTCTGGGAAATCAATGAAGCCTTCGCCTCGGTCGTTCTGCGCTTCTGTCAGGAACTGGATCTCGGTACCGAACAGGTCAATGTCAATGGCGGCGCCATCGCCATGGGCCATCCCCTTGGGGCTACGGGCGCGATGATCCTCGGCACCGCTTTGGATGAAATGGAGCGCGCCGACAAATCCACCGGCCTCGCGTCACTCTGTGTCGCCGGCGGCATGGCCACTGCAACCATCATTGAACGCGTCTAA
- a CDS encoding TIGR02186 family protein: protein MTRFHSLILLIVGVACITVAGPERALAERMVADLSDHTIEITSQFSGTELLIFGAIERAIPQGDGGHGVAIEGMDYDVIVVVQSERHDMVIRRKGMAGPIWVNKNARTVKDIPGYYALTSTRPLEHILPEPILKGYQLGLDRLNVSFEQELSEREGEAYRAGFVRNMKAKDLYIEQEGLISLLDEILFRAVLHFPANMPVGDYKVDIYLARGGEILLHEKAPLEVGKTGLERVIYNFAHSHPAYYGIVAILVALFAGWFSGFVSRKMSV from the coding sequence TTGACCAGATTTCATTCCCTTATTCTCTTGATTGTAGGCGTGGCCTGTATCACGGTTGCCGGGCCTGAACGCGCCCTGGCGGAACGTATGGTCGCGGACCTGTCGGATCATACCATTGAAATCACGTCTCAGTTTTCCGGTACGGAGCTACTGATTTTTGGCGCCATTGAGAGGGCTATTCCCCAAGGCGATGGCGGGCATGGTGTAGCGATTGAGGGCATGGATTATGATGTGATCGTTGTTGTGCAAAGCGAACGCCACGATATGGTCATTCGCCGGAAAGGCATGGCGGGACCGATCTGGGTGAACAAGAACGCCAGGACGGTCAAGGATATACCCGGTTATTATGCGCTGACGTCTACCCGGCCATTGGAACATATTCTGCCCGAACCGATCCTGAAGGGGTATCAGTTGGGTCTGGATCGTTTGAATGTGAGTTTTGAGCAGGAGCTGAGCGAGAGAGAGGGAGAGGCCTATCGCGCCGGTTTTGTCCGCAATATGAAGGCCAAGGATCTTTATATCGAGCAGGAAGGCCTGATTAGCCTGCTGGATGAAATATTATTTCGGGCGGTTTTGCATTTCCCGGCCAATATGCCCGTGGGCGACTATAAAGTTGATATTTATCTGGCGCGCGGCGGCGAGATTTTGCTGCATGAAAAGGCGCCACTGGAAGTGGGTAAAACCGGACTGGAACGGGTGATTTATAACTTTGCCCACAGCCATCCGGCCTATTATGGTATTGTCGCCATTCTTGTGGCGCTGTTTGCGGGGTGGTTCAGCGGGTTTGTTTCACGTAAAATGAGTGTATAA
- a CDS encoding YceI family protein → MNISTSLSRQYIVAAVTALFLGLFSHPALADWQLDADNSHLSYGSIKKNSIGESNHFQKIDGRINEDGDITLVIDLASVETWVDIRNTRMMKFLFNTEEFAVATLSGQVDMDSFNNLEVGEKVTLDVAFSLNLHGSQQPLEAELVVLRLAKDKVVVLPHEIIFLDAEKFGLLPGLKKLQELAKLPSISSAVPLAFYLTFNHTP, encoded by the coding sequence ATGAACATCTCCACTTCTCTATCGCGTCAGTATATCGTTGCGGCAGTAACCGCGCTTTTTCTCGGTCTCTTTTCCCATCCTGCCCTTGCCGACTGGCAGCTGGATGCGGACAATTCTCACCTCTCCTACGGGTCCATCAAGAAAAACAGCATCGGCGAAAGCAATCACTTCCAGAAAATTGACGGCCGGATCAACGAAGACGGAGACATCACCCTGGTGATCGACCTGGCCAGCGTCGAAACCTGGGTCGATATTCGCAATACGCGCATGATGAAATTTCTCTTCAATACCGAGGAATTCGCCGTCGCGACCTTGTCCGGTCAAGTCGACATGGACTCCTTCAATAACCTTGAAGTCGGCGAGAAGGTCACCCTCGACGTGGCCTTCAGTCTCAACCTCCACGGCAGCCAACAACCGCTTGAAGCAGAACTTGTGGTCCTGCGTCTGGCCAAAGACAAAGTCGTCGTCCTGCCCCATGAGATAATTTTTCTCGATGCCGAGAAATTTGGTTTACTTCCCGGCCTGAAAAAGTTACAGGAACTGGCGAAGTTACCGTCAATCAGCAGCGCGGTTCCTCTTGCGTTTTACTTAACATTTAATCACACCCCTTAA
- a CDS encoding sulfite exporter TauE/SafE family protein, whose product MQIYLPIAEISINIFVLLAMGGGVGFLSGMFGVGGGFLMTPLLMFVGVPPAVAVATEANQITAASVSGAVAHGRRGGIDYKMGAVLIAGGAVGSYFGSMLFTVLKATGQVDLMISLAYVVFLGSIGGMMFVESVRAILRNRRGEKPRPGRRQRTWVDALPFKMRFRASKMYVSVLMPLAIGGLVGVLAAIMGVGGGFIMVPAMIYLLNMPINVVIGTSLFQITFVTASVTFLHSVNTQTVDVVLALILLIGAVIGAQIGARVGLKLKGEQLRILLALLVLVVCAKMAYDLAVKPDELYSVFPVEVAH is encoded by the coding sequence ATGCAGATTTACCTGCCGATAGCTGAAATTTCGATCAACATTTTTGTGCTGCTCGCCATGGGGGGCGGGGTTGGCTTTTTATCGGGAATGTTTGGGGTAGGTGGCGGCTTTCTTATGACACCGTTACTGATGTTCGTCGGGGTGCCGCCCGCAGTGGCGGTGGCGACGGAAGCCAATCAGATTACGGCGGCGTCGGTTTCCGGCGCGGTGGCGCATGGACGTCGGGGCGGGATTGATTACAAGATGGGGGCGGTTCTGATCGCCGGCGGGGCGGTCGGGTCCTATTTTGGCTCGATGCTATTTACTGTTCTGAAGGCCACCGGTCAGGTGGACCTGATGATCTCCCTGGCTTATGTTGTTTTCCTCGGCTCCATTGGCGGGATGATGTTTGTCGAAAGCGTCAGGGCGATCCTGCGGAATCGTCGCGGGGAGAAACCCCGGCCGGGGCGGCGTCAGCGCACCTGGGTTGATGCCTTGCCGTTCAAAATGCGCTTTCGGGCCTCCAAAATGTATGTCAGTGTCCTGATGCCGCTTGCTATTGGCGGTCTGGTAGGAGTTCTGGCGGCGATCATGGGGGTCGGGGGCGGCTTTATTATGGTGCCGGCGATGATCTATCTGCTGAACATGCCCATTAATGTGGTGATCGGGACGTCCCTGTTTCAAATTACGTTTGTAACTGCCAGCGTGACGTTCCTGCATTCGGTCAATACCCAGACGGTGGATGTGGTTTTGGCGCTTATTCTTCTGATCGGGGCGGTGATCGGGGCCCAGATTGGCGCCCGGGTCGGGCTGAAACTGAAGGGTGAACAGCTGCGGATTCTGCTGGCCTTACTGGTGTTGGTGGTCTGCGCCAAAATGGCTTATGATCTGGCGGTCAAGCCGGACGAACTGTATTCCGTCTTTCCGGTGGAGGTTGCCCATTGA